In one Nicotiana tomentosiformis chromosome 6, ASM39032v3, whole genome shotgun sequence genomic region, the following are encoded:
- the LOC104096846 gene encoding uncharacterized protein isoform X2, producing MSSSSLTITLSSSSLPLLLHRHVSPFCSQFFIQKLTNFFSLNSTYVNNSSVLCTRHLYLPQKQLTSRHLLRRCSINADNSVYESPEFQNSPLDQKGISLKRNHEISQTESLTSNNILTRLRRYGVAGVLSYGLLNTAYYLTTFLIVWFYVAPSPGRMGYLAAVERFLKVMAMVWAGSQVTKLVRAGGALALAPFVDRGLSWFTTKMNFESQGKAFMVIAGFCFGLAFMMFLIVTLLWA from the exons ATGTCTTCTTCCTCTCTTACCATTACACTCTCTTCATCTTCATTACCTCTCCTTCTCCATCGCCACGTAAGCCCTTTCTGCTCTCAATTCTTCATACAAAAATTAACCAATTTTTTTTCCCTTAATTCTACCTAT GTTAACAATTCCAGCGTGCTGTGTACTCGTCACTTGTACCTACCGCAAAAGCAGTTAACTTCGAGGCATCTGCTACGTCGCTGTTCTATTAATGCAGATAATAGT GTTTACGAGTCACCAGAATTTCAAAATAGTCCTCTAGATCAGAAAGGTATTTCCCTAAAAA GAAACCATGAAATTAGTCAAACAGAATCACTCACATCAAACAA TATTCTGACAAGATTGAGAAGATATGGCGTTGCAGGAGTATTATCATATGGACTACTGAATACTGCATACTATCTTACTACCTTTCTTATCGTGTG GTTTTATGTTGCTCCATCACCTGGAAGAATGGGTTACCTTGCTGCAGTTGAACG GTTTCTCAAAGTAATGGCCATGGTATGGGCTGGTAGCCAAGTTACGAAGCTTGTCAGAGCAGGAGG GGCTTTAGCTCTCGCTCCTTTTGTGGACAGAGGATTATCATGGTTTACAACCAAGATGAATTTTGAATCACAAGGGAAA GCTTTCATGGTTATTGCTGGGTTTTGCTTTGGTTTGGCTTTTATGATGTTTCTCATAGTTACGCTACTCTGGGCATGA
- the LOC104096846 gene encoding uncharacterized protein isoform X1: MSSSSLTITLSSSSLPLLLHRHVSPFCSQFFIQKLTNFFSLNSTYVNNSSVLCTRHLYLPQKQLTSRHLLRRCSINADNSVYESPEFQNSPLDQKGISLKSTAGNHEISQTESLTSNNILTRLRRYGVAGVLSYGLLNTAYYLTTFLIVWFYVAPSPGRMGYLAAVERFLKVMAMVWAGSQVTKLVRAGGALALAPFVDRGLSWFTTKMNFESQGKAFMVIAGFCFGLAFMMFLIVTLLWA, from the exons ATGTCTTCTTCCTCTCTTACCATTACACTCTCTTCATCTTCATTACCTCTCCTTCTCCATCGCCACGTAAGCCCTTTCTGCTCTCAATTCTTCATACAAAAATTAACCAATTTTTTTTCCCTTAATTCTACCTAT GTTAACAATTCCAGCGTGCTGTGTACTCGTCACTTGTACCTACCGCAAAAGCAGTTAACTTCGAGGCATCTGCTACGTCGCTGTTCTATTAATGCAGATAATAGT GTTTACGAGTCACCAGAATTTCAAAATAGTCCTCTAGATCAGAAAGGTATTTCCCTAAAAA GTACTGCAGGAAACCATGAAATTAGTCAAACAGAATCACTCACATCAAACAA TATTCTGACAAGATTGAGAAGATATGGCGTTGCAGGAGTATTATCATATGGACTACTGAATACTGCATACTATCTTACTACCTTTCTTATCGTGTG GTTTTATGTTGCTCCATCACCTGGAAGAATGGGTTACCTTGCTGCAGTTGAACG GTTTCTCAAAGTAATGGCCATGGTATGGGCTGGTAGCCAAGTTACGAAGCTTGTCAGAGCAGGAGG GGCTTTAGCTCTCGCTCCTTTTGTGGACAGAGGATTATCATGGTTTACAACCAAGATGAATTTTGAATCACAAGGGAAA GCTTTCATGGTTATTGCTGGGTTTTGCTTTGGTTTGGCTTTTATGATGTTTCTCATAGTTACGCTACTCTGGGCATGA
- the LOC104096846 gene encoding uncharacterized protein isoform X3: protein MSSSSLTITLSSSSLPLLLHRHVSPFCSQFFIQKLTNFFSLNSTYVNNSSVLCTRHLYLPQKQLTSRHLLRRCSINADNSVYESPEFQNSPLDQKGTAGNHEISQTESLTSNNILTRLRRYGVAGVLSYGLLNTAYYLTTFLIVWFYVAPSPGRMGYLAAVERFLKVMAMVWAGSQVTKLVRAGGALALAPFVDRGLSWFTTKMNFESQGKAFMVIAGFCFGLAFMMFLIVTLLWA from the exons ATGTCTTCTTCCTCTCTTACCATTACACTCTCTTCATCTTCATTACCTCTCCTTCTCCATCGCCACGTAAGCCCTTTCTGCTCTCAATTCTTCATACAAAAATTAACCAATTTTTTTTCCCTTAATTCTACCTAT GTTAACAATTCCAGCGTGCTGTGTACTCGTCACTTGTACCTACCGCAAAAGCAGTTAACTTCGAGGCATCTGCTACGTCGCTGTTCTATTAATGCAGATAATAGT GTTTACGAGTCACCAGAATTTCAAAATAGTCCTCTAGATCAGAAAG GTACTGCAGGAAACCATGAAATTAGTCAAACAGAATCACTCACATCAAACAA TATTCTGACAAGATTGAGAAGATATGGCGTTGCAGGAGTATTATCATATGGACTACTGAATACTGCATACTATCTTACTACCTTTCTTATCGTGTG GTTTTATGTTGCTCCATCACCTGGAAGAATGGGTTACCTTGCTGCAGTTGAACG GTTTCTCAAAGTAATGGCCATGGTATGGGCTGGTAGCCAAGTTACGAAGCTTGTCAGAGCAGGAGG GGCTTTAGCTCTCGCTCCTTTTGTGGACAGAGGATTATCATGGTTTACAACCAAGATGAATTTTGAATCACAAGGGAAA GCTTTCATGGTTATTGCTGGGTTTTGCTTTGGTTTGGCTTTTATGATGTTTCTCATAGTTACGCTACTCTGGGCATGA
- the LOC104096846 gene encoding uncharacterized protein isoform X4, with protein sequence MSSSSLTITLSSSSLPLLLHRHVNNSSVLCTRHLYLPQKQLTSRHLLRRCSINADNSVYESPEFQNSPLDQKGISLKSTAGNHEISQTESLTSNNILTRLRRYGVAGVLSYGLLNTAYYLTTFLIVWFYVAPSPGRMGYLAAVERFLKVMAMVWAGSQVTKLVRAGGALALAPFVDRGLSWFTTKMNFESQGKAFMVIAGFCFGLAFMMFLIVTLLWA encoded by the exons ATGTCTTCTTCCTCTCTTACCATTACACTCTCTTCATCTTCATTACCTCTCCTTCTCCATCGCCAC GTTAACAATTCCAGCGTGCTGTGTACTCGTCACTTGTACCTACCGCAAAAGCAGTTAACTTCGAGGCATCTGCTACGTCGCTGTTCTATTAATGCAGATAATAGT GTTTACGAGTCACCAGAATTTCAAAATAGTCCTCTAGATCAGAAAGGTATTTCCCTAAAAA GTACTGCAGGAAACCATGAAATTAGTCAAACAGAATCACTCACATCAAACAA TATTCTGACAAGATTGAGAAGATATGGCGTTGCAGGAGTATTATCATATGGACTACTGAATACTGCATACTATCTTACTACCTTTCTTATCGTGTG GTTTTATGTTGCTCCATCACCTGGAAGAATGGGTTACCTTGCTGCAGTTGAACG GTTTCTCAAAGTAATGGCCATGGTATGGGCTGGTAGCCAAGTTACGAAGCTTGTCAGAGCAGGAGG GGCTTTAGCTCTCGCTCCTTTTGTGGACAGAGGATTATCATGGTTTACAACCAAGATGAATTTTGAATCACAAGGGAAA GCTTTCATGGTTATTGCTGGGTTTTGCTTTGGTTTGGCTTTTATGATGTTTCTCATAGTTACGCTACTCTGGGCATGA
- the LOC104096846 gene encoding uncharacterized protein isoform X5, whose product MSSSSLTITLSSSSLPLLLHRHVNNSSVLCTRHLYLPQKQLTSRHLLRRCSINADNSVYESPEFQNSPLDQKGTAGNHEISQTESLTSNNILTRLRRYGVAGVLSYGLLNTAYYLTTFLIVWFYVAPSPGRMGYLAAVERFLKVMAMVWAGSQVTKLVRAGGALALAPFVDRGLSWFTTKMNFESQGKAFMVIAGFCFGLAFMMFLIVTLLWA is encoded by the exons ATGTCTTCTTCCTCTCTTACCATTACACTCTCTTCATCTTCATTACCTCTCCTTCTCCATCGCCAC GTTAACAATTCCAGCGTGCTGTGTACTCGTCACTTGTACCTACCGCAAAAGCAGTTAACTTCGAGGCATCTGCTACGTCGCTGTTCTATTAATGCAGATAATAGT GTTTACGAGTCACCAGAATTTCAAAATAGTCCTCTAGATCAGAAAG GTACTGCAGGAAACCATGAAATTAGTCAAACAGAATCACTCACATCAAACAA TATTCTGACAAGATTGAGAAGATATGGCGTTGCAGGAGTATTATCATATGGACTACTGAATACTGCATACTATCTTACTACCTTTCTTATCGTGTG GTTTTATGTTGCTCCATCACCTGGAAGAATGGGTTACCTTGCTGCAGTTGAACG GTTTCTCAAAGTAATGGCCATGGTATGGGCTGGTAGCCAAGTTACGAAGCTTGTCAGAGCAGGAGG GGCTTTAGCTCTCGCTCCTTTTGTGGACAGAGGATTATCATGGTTTACAACCAAGATGAATTTTGAATCACAAGGGAAA GCTTTCATGGTTATTGCTGGGTTTTGCTTTGGTTTGGCTTTTATGATGTTTCTCATAGTTACGCTACTCTGGGCATGA
- the LOC104096846 gene encoding uncharacterized protein isoform X6, whose protein sequence is MSSSSLTITLSSSSLPLLLHRHVSPFCSQFFIQKLTNFFSLNSTYVNNSSVLCTRHLYLPQKQLTSRHLLRRCSINADNSVYESPEFQNSPLDQKGISLKSTAGNHEISQTESLTSNKFYVAPSPGRMGYLAAVERFLKVMAMVWAGSQVTKLVRAGGALALAPFVDRGLSWFTTKMNFESQGKAFMVIAGFCFGLAFMMFLIVTLLWA, encoded by the exons ATGTCTTCTTCCTCTCTTACCATTACACTCTCTTCATCTTCATTACCTCTCCTTCTCCATCGCCACGTAAGCCCTTTCTGCTCTCAATTCTTCATACAAAAATTAACCAATTTTTTTTCCCTTAATTCTACCTAT GTTAACAATTCCAGCGTGCTGTGTACTCGTCACTTGTACCTACCGCAAAAGCAGTTAACTTCGAGGCATCTGCTACGTCGCTGTTCTATTAATGCAGATAATAGT GTTTACGAGTCACCAGAATTTCAAAATAGTCCTCTAGATCAGAAAGGTATTTCCCTAAAAA GTACTGCAGGAAACCATGAAATTAGTCAAACAGAATCACTCACATCAAACAA GTTTTATGTTGCTCCATCACCTGGAAGAATGGGTTACCTTGCTGCAGTTGAACG GTTTCTCAAAGTAATGGCCATGGTATGGGCTGGTAGCCAAGTTACGAAGCTTGTCAGAGCAGGAGG GGCTTTAGCTCTCGCTCCTTTTGTGGACAGAGGATTATCATGGTTTACAACCAAGATGAATTTTGAATCACAAGGGAAA GCTTTCATGGTTATTGCTGGGTTTTGCTTTGGTTTGGCTTTTATGATGTTTCTCATAGTTACGCTACTCTGGGCATGA
- the LOC104096846 gene encoding uncharacterized protein isoform X7, translating to MSSSSLTITLSSSSLPLLLHRHVSPFCSQFFIQKLTNFFSLNSTYVNNSSVLCTRHLYLPQKQLTSRHLLRRCSINADNSVYESPEFQNSPLDQKGISLKRNHEISQTESLTSNKFYVAPSPGRMGYLAAVERFLKVMAMVWAGSQVTKLVRAGGALALAPFVDRGLSWFTTKMNFESQGKAFMVIAGFCFGLAFMMFLIVTLLWA from the exons ATGTCTTCTTCCTCTCTTACCATTACACTCTCTTCATCTTCATTACCTCTCCTTCTCCATCGCCACGTAAGCCCTTTCTGCTCTCAATTCTTCATACAAAAATTAACCAATTTTTTTTCCCTTAATTCTACCTAT GTTAACAATTCCAGCGTGCTGTGTACTCGTCACTTGTACCTACCGCAAAAGCAGTTAACTTCGAGGCATCTGCTACGTCGCTGTTCTATTAATGCAGATAATAGT GTTTACGAGTCACCAGAATTTCAAAATAGTCCTCTAGATCAGAAAGGTATTTCCCTAAAAA GAAACCATGAAATTAGTCAAACAGAATCACTCACATCAAACAA GTTTTATGTTGCTCCATCACCTGGAAGAATGGGTTACCTTGCTGCAGTTGAACG GTTTCTCAAAGTAATGGCCATGGTATGGGCTGGTAGCCAAGTTACGAAGCTTGTCAGAGCAGGAGG GGCTTTAGCTCTCGCTCCTTTTGTGGACAGAGGATTATCATGGTTTACAACCAAGATGAATTTTGAATCACAAGGGAAA GCTTTCATGGTTATTGCTGGGTTTTGCTTTGGTTTGGCTTTTATGATGTTTCTCATAGTTACGCTACTCTGGGCATGA
- the LOC104096846 gene encoding uncharacterized protein isoform X8, translating into MSSSSLTITLSSSSLPLLLHRHVSPFCSQFFIQKLTNFFSLNSTYVNNSSVLCTRHLYLPQKQLTSRHLLRRCSINADNSVYESPEFQNSPLDQKGTAGNHEISQTESLTSNKFYVAPSPGRMGYLAAVERFLKVMAMVWAGSQVTKLVRAGGALALAPFVDRGLSWFTTKMNFESQGKAFMVIAGFCFGLAFMMFLIVTLLWA; encoded by the exons ATGTCTTCTTCCTCTCTTACCATTACACTCTCTTCATCTTCATTACCTCTCCTTCTCCATCGCCACGTAAGCCCTTTCTGCTCTCAATTCTTCATACAAAAATTAACCAATTTTTTTTCCCTTAATTCTACCTAT GTTAACAATTCCAGCGTGCTGTGTACTCGTCACTTGTACCTACCGCAAAAGCAGTTAACTTCGAGGCATCTGCTACGTCGCTGTTCTATTAATGCAGATAATAGT GTTTACGAGTCACCAGAATTTCAAAATAGTCCTCTAGATCAGAAAG GTACTGCAGGAAACCATGAAATTAGTCAAACAGAATCACTCACATCAAACAA GTTTTATGTTGCTCCATCACCTGGAAGAATGGGTTACCTTGCTGCAGTTGAACG GTTTCTCAAAGTAATGGCCATGGTATGGGCTGGTAGCCAAGTTACGAAGCTTGTCAGAGCAGGAGG GGCTTTAGCTCTCGCTCCTTTTGTGGACAGAGGATTATCATGGTTTACAACCAAGATGAATTTTGAATCACAAGGGAAA GCTTTCATGGTTATTGCTGGGTTTTGCTTTGGTTTGGCTTTTATGATGTTTCTCATAGTTACGCTACTCTGGGCATGA
- the LOC104096847 gene encoding uncharacterized protein, giving the protein MGIFRRLAGFLGFSKDEGQEVREDVEEEDNIGGGAQNNNNVPLRKGFSVPVQVAVPRDVPGPILIPCNTGHGGVQGLRWYAKRLRIDEDGDVANEFLSEIQRDTPSSTEENHRKFPRFELKYSTKPAKVTSQALSTSGTIKHRVEYLGRLEWI; this is encoded by the exons ATGGGTATATTTAGGAGATTAGCTGGGTTTCTAGGGTTTTCAAAGGACGAAGGGCAGGAAGTGAGAGAAGATGTAGAAGAAGAGGATAACATAGGTGGAGGagctcaaaataataataatgtaccTCTTCGCAAAGGATTCAGTGTCCCTGTTCAAGTTGCTGTTCCCAGAGATGTACCTGGTCCTATCCTTATTCCCTGTAATACAGGCCATGGCGGCGTTCAG GGATTGAGATGGTATGCCAAGCGTCTTAGGATAGATGAAGATGGAGATGTGGCAAACGAGTTCCTAAGTGAGATCCAGCGGGATACACCTTCTAGTACAGAAGAGAACCACAGAAAATTCCCTAGGTTTGAATTGAAGTACAGTACGAAGCCTGCGAAGGTAACAAGCCAGGCACTCTCAACTTCTGGAACAATTAAACATCGTGTGGAATATCTAGGCAGATTGGAGTGGATTTGA